The following coding sequences are from one Veillonellaceae bacterium window:
- a CDS encoding site-specific integrase, whose product MKRKNKSPELGHIDWRKSSARIIFYHKGERYVSPSLGAVTEEEAEIARLQFIVDVKSGKLLPQSKQKPSSTQELTFNHFAALWLKDRETTVSAKTFHEDNRRLESRILPVLGAKILASLTGYDLDQFIKKTLAQPWQNGDKSFKPLGNQSRKHYFRQLHTMFEQAKAWGYLSKNPMDGLKAPSAKNKSTLYYSIEELAAFWRVCPTSHSQRALLIHVAWTLGLRREEIAGLRWSDLDLDTNTATIQNCRVYIPRKGIISKGPKNEKPRVIGLSQQVSEMLADYKIDYDKHKTLWKKQWLGQDLIFVKLNDKGAPYNPSTIDHWLDDYLKNNKLPHITLHGFRHTMATLLHEAGMDTVTVSELMGHSTKQSNVLGGFGMAPRVTRTYLHKSKNAAAKMSEAMTKIFDQVMRHKAESSQISSQGNK is encoded by the coding sequence GGCGTAAATCAAGCGCCAGAATAATTTTCTATCACAAAGGTGAGCGGTACGTTAGCCCCTCTCTTGGTGCCGTGACGGAGGAAGAGGCTGAAATCGCTCGTCTACAATTCATTGTCGACGTTAAGAGCGGAAAACTTCTGCCTCAGTCAAAGCAAAAACCTTCTAGTACTCAAGAATTGACCTTTAACCATTTTGCTGCTCTATGGCTCAAAGACCGCGAAACGACAGTCAGCGCTAAGACCTTTCATGAGGATAACCGGCGTCTAGAATCACGAATCTTACCTGTGCTCGGAGCGAAGATTTTGGCATCCTTAACTGGATACGACTTAGACCAATTTATTAAAAAGACGCTAGCTCAGCCTTGGCAAAACGGAGATAAGTCGTTTAAACCACTTGGCAATCAGTCCCGTAAACACTACTTCCGGCAATTGCATACTATGTTTGAGCAAGCCAAAGCATGGGGATACTTGTCAAAAAACCCTATGGACGGATTAAAAGCGCCCTCCGCTAAGAATAAGTCGACCCTTTACTATTCAATTGAAGAACTTGCTGCCTTTTGGCGAGTATGCCCCACTTCACATTCTCAAAGAGCTTTGCTAATTCACGTAGCCTGGACACTTGGTCTGCGACGCGAGGAAATTGCCGGTCTGCGTTGGTCAGACCTTGATCTAGATACAAACACTGCAACGATCCAGAACTGTAGAGTATATATTCCACGTAAAGGTATTATAAGTAAAGGGCCAAAGAACGAGAAACCTCGTGTTATTGGACTTTCGCAACAAGTTAGCGAGATGCTTGCAGACTATAAAATAGACTATGACAAGCACAAAACGCTCTGGAAAAAACAATGGCTGGGACAAGATCTAATATTCGTCAAGCTGAATGACAAAGGAGCCCCCTATAATCCATCTACCATTGACCACTGGCTTGACGACTACCTGAAGAACAATAAACTTCCCCACATTACCTTACACGGGTTTCGCCACACAATGGCAACTTTGCTCCATGAAGCCGGAATGGATACTGTAACCGTAAGTGAATTAATGGGGCACTCCACAAAACAATCAAATGTGCTCGGCGGCTTCGGAATGGCACCTCGGGTAACGCGTACATACCTGCACAAATCAAAAAACGCTGCTGCAAAAATGTCAGAAGCCATGACTAAAATATTTGATCAAGTCATGCGCCACAAAGCAGAATCTTCCCAAATATCTTCCCAAGGGAATAAATGA